From the bacterium genome, one window contains:
- the gatD gene encoding Glu-tRNA(Gln) amidotransferase subunit GatD produces the protein MSDNIFQGYRGHALEVLKKYTARVWAAVDVETTRGLFQGTILPRAENTDDEHIVLKISTGYNIGLDVNTITDIHETGFKKANYQIPEKQFPNTKGLPHVKLFGTGGTIASRLDYRTGAVIPAFSPGELYGAVPELADICNVDTEKIFAVFSENMGPKQYIALAHAIVKEIRSGIDGIVVGHGTDTLQHTAAVLTYMVQNSPVPIIMVGSQRSSDRPSSDAALNLMHAMFTAGTSDIAEVMVCMFGPTSDEYGLLHRGTRVRKMHSSYRSTFRTIGDTPVAMVTRKKITHIKKEYNHRRKDKNVDLFPFFSEKATMLYYYPGMKPDVMFAMIDAGYKGIIIVGTGLGHVNKELYPAIVKAKEEGVSVFMVVQTIWGYVHMFVYDTGRDMMAKGVVPLGNMLPETAYIKLGWVLGQAEDPVEVKKMMLTPICSDITEREPYNGYLVLQGGVPEVEEFVRKVHK, from the coding sequence ATGAGCGATAATATTTTTCAAGGCTACCGTGGACACGCATTAGAAGTACTGAAAAAATACACCGCGCGAGTTTGGGCGGCCGTGGATGTCGAAACGACGCGCGGACTCTTTCAGGGAACTATATTGCCGCGCGCGGAAAACACGGACGATGAACATATCGTTTTGAAGATCAGCACCGGATATAATATCGGCCTGGACGTCAATACGATCACCGATATACATGAAACCGGATTTAAAAAAGCCAATTACCAGATTCCTGAAAAACAGTTTCCGAATACCAAAGGACTGCCGCACGTCAAATTATTCGGAACGGGCGGCACGATCGCCTCGCGTCTCGATTACAGGACGGGCGCAGTTATTCCGGCGTTTTCTCCGGGAGAACTGTACGGCGCGGTGCCTGAGTTGGCTGATATTTGCAATGTAGATACCGAGAAAATATTTGCCGTGTTCAGCGAGAATATGGGACCGAAGCAATATATCGCGCTTGCTCACGCCATCGTCAAAGAGATCAGAAGCGGCATTGACGGCATAGTGGTCGGCCATGGCACCGATACCTTGCAGCACACCGCCGCGGTGCTGACGTATATGGTGCAAAATTCTCCCGTGCCCATCATCATGGTCGGTTCCCAGCGATCGTCCGACCGTCCGAGTTCCGACGCCGCGCTGAATCTGATGCATGCGATGTTTACAGCCGGCACGTCGGACATTGCCGAAGTAATGGTGTGTATGTTCGGCCCGACGTCCGACGAGTACGGACTGCTTCACCGCGGAACGCGCGTCAGAAAAATGCATTCGTCCTATCGCTCCACATTCAGAACCATCGGCGACACGCCCGTGGCAATGGTTACCAGAAAAAAAATCACGCACATCAAAAAGGAATACAATCATCGCAGAAAAGACAAGAACGTGGATCTTTTTCCATTCTTCAGCGAAAAAGCGACGATGCTGTATTATTATCCGGGGATGAAACCAGATGTGATGTTCGCGATGATCGATGCGGGTTATAAAGGCATTATCATCGTCGGAACGGGCCTGGGGCATGTGAATAAGGAACTGTATCCGGCGATAGTCAAAGCAAAAGAAGAAGGCGTTTCGGTATTCATGGTGGTGCAGACGATCTGGGGTTATGTGCACATGTTTGTGTACGATACCGGGCGCGACATGATGGCCAAAGGCGTCGTGCCGCTGGGCAATATGTTACCTGAGACAGCGTACATCAAACTCGGCTGGGTGCTCGGGCAGGCCGAAGATCCCGTCGAAGTGAAAAAGATGATGCTCACGCCGATCTGTTCAGATATCACTGAACGCGAACCGTACAACGGTTATCTCGTCCTGCAGGGCGGCGTGCCGGAGGTAGAAGAGTTTGTGAGGAAGGTGCATAAGTAG
- a CDS encoding tetratricopeptide repeat protein, with protein MVFEKVPVNLDPIKYSLKYRHFNVEETFIHESGKMGLRYAVGYRGTYKYDDIEHTIYAVYAVNGENGIQIVADVTTDLFPTVQEEFLLMLKSMELKTVYDTSMVMKTRFVSAGELAFENYLNNKKDKKAEAQVMGSGDSTYIFFILAKNTKGLGEKLYYLEEFAARNPKLGLDELYFERGMARQHLNMYDSALTDFIRLEHMHPNDPSIYYLKGELYSKIDSFATALTYVNKTLELDKEWYLAHFIKGTCLVELKRYDEAMKALDLAIKYDEKNAQAVFMKGRAYYGKKDYKKAISLWEKVKKMDPRSTDYVNGWIQYAVDFQKNK; from the coding sequence ATGGTCTTTGAGAAAGTACCCGTTAACCTTGATCCGATCAAATACAGTCTGAAATACCGGCATTTTAACGTGGAGGAAACATTCATTCATGAATCCGGAAAGATGGGTTTGAGATATGCCGTTGGGTACCGTGGAACTTATAAATACGACGACATTGAACATACGATCTATGCTGTTTACGCGGTAAATGGTGAGAACGGAATCCAAATAGTGGCCGATGTAACGACGGATCTTTTCCCGACTGTACAAGAAGAGTTTCTCCTCATGCTAAAAAGTATGGAACTGAAAACCGTGTATGACACCTCGATGGTTATGAAGACCCGGTTTGTTTCAGCAGGTGAGCTCGCATTTGAGAACTATCTCAATAATAAAAAAGATAAAAAAGCGGAAGCGCAAGTAATGGGATCGGGGGATTCGACTTACATTTTTTTCATCCTTGCCAAGAACACAAAGGGTCTCGGCGAGAAATTATATTACTTAGAGGAATTTGCTGCTCGGAATCCTAAATTAGGCCTTGATGAATTGTATTTTGAGAGAGGTATGGCCCGGCAGCACCTCAATATGTACGATTCCGCCCTGACCGACTTTATCAGATTGGAACACATGCATCCCAACGACCCTTCTATATATTATCTGAAGGGTGAACTGTATTCGAAGATCGACAGCTTTGCAACCGCGCTTACGTATGTGAATAAGACACTGGAACTGGACAAAGAATGGTATCTAGCACATTTTATCAAAGGGACATGCCTGGTAGAATTGAAACGATACGACGAAGCGATGAAAGCCCTCGACCTGGCGATCAAATATGACGAAAAGAATGCGCAGGCCGTTTTCATGAAAGGACGCGCTTATTACGGGAAAAAAGATTACAAGAAAGCGATCTCACTGTGGGAAAAAGTGAAGAAAATGGATCCAAGATCCACGGATTATGTGAATGGCTGGATCCAATATGCGGTCGATTTTCAGAAAAATAAGTAA
- a CDS encoding SRPBCC family protein translates to MTNSVTLHRVLKVTPEKVYRAFTDANAMSFWIPPYGFLCVVHQMDVRVGGSYKMSFINFSTGNGHSFGGTFLEIKPNEFIKHTDKFDDPNLPGEMITSISLTKVSCGTELKIVQEGIPSVIPAEMCYLGWQESLEKLAKLVEPEIPDA, encoded by the coding sequence ATGACCAACAGCGTAACCTTGCATAGGGTTCTTAAAGTAACTCCTGAAAAAGTATACCGGGCTTTTACGGATGCTAATGCCATGTCGTTTTGGATCCCGCCTTATGGATTTTTATGCGTGGTGCATCAGATGGATGTGCGTGTGGGCGGCAGTTATAAAATGTCCTTTATTAATTTTTCAACCGGAAACGGACATTCTTTTGGAGGAACGTTTTTGGAAATAAAACCGAATGAATTCATAAAACATACCGATAAATTTGACGACCCGAACCTGCCCGGTGAAATGATCACGTCGATTTCGCTCACGAAAGTTTCCTGCGGCACCGAATTAAAAATCGTTCAAGAGGGCATTCCTTCGGTCATCCCGGCAGAGATGTGTTATCTCGGCTGGCAAGAGTCGTTAGAAAAATTAGCAAAGTTAGTTGAACCGGAAATTCCGGATGCTTAA
- a CDS encoding alpha/beta hydrolase translates to MPVMIVFLCLSSCDGIVNWMSFHPDTNTYIAEKDLPEYVHVVKIRTSDSLTIQGLYFSDKNDSVKSKIIVYFHGNAGNMYHRITEGAKLFELGYDVLVVSYRGYARSEGSPSEQGIYTDGRAALDFVTRDLGYKMNDAVIYGRSIGTTVAIDAAQGLDIAKLILITPLSSGAAYAEAKGLEWLEFMVGKPFPSIDKINNVKCPLLIIHGDADEVIPQRLGLDLYKAYSGMKKFISIPGGGHNNLDYVYPDFYWRSIKEFLYE, encoded by the coding sequence ATGCCTGTAATGATTGTTTTTTTATGCCTCTCCTCCTGCGACGGCATCGTCAATTGGATGTCCTTTCACCCGGACACGAATACCTATATAGCAGAAAAAGACCTGCCGGAGTATGTTCATGTAGTTAAGATACGCACGTCGGACAGCCTTACGATACAGGGGCTTTATTTTTCGGATAAAAACGATTCCGTCAAGTCGAAGATCATCGTTTATTTTCACGGCAATGCAGGGAATATGTATCATCGAATTACGGAAGGCGCGAAGTTGTTTGAGTTGGGCTACGACGTGCTGGTCGTGAGTTACCGAGGCTATGCGCGCAGTGAAGGGAGCCCGTCGGAGCAGGGGATCTATACCGACGGCAGGGCGGCGTTGGATTTCGTCACGCGCGATCTCGGATATAAGATGAACGACGCAGTGATCTATGGCCGCTCTATCGGAACGACGGTTGCGATCGACGCCGCGCAGGGGCTGGATATTGCGAAACTTATTCTCATCACACCACTATCTTCCGGCGCCGCGTATGCAGAAGCGAAAGGCTTGGAGTGGCTGGAATTCATGGTAGGAAAGCCCTTTCCATCCATCGATAAAATAAATAATGTAAAATGCCCGCTGTTGATTATTCACGGCGACGCGGACGAAGTGATACCGCAGAGGCTCGGCCTGGATCTGTATAAGGCATATTCGGGCATGAAAAAATTTATTTCCATTCCGGGCGGTGGACACAATAACCTGGATTATGTTTACCCCGATTTTTATTGGCGTTCGATCAAAGAGTTTTTGTATGAGTAA
- a CDS encoding antibiotic biosynthesis monooxygenase, with protein MSGSVITRIWHGKTKAEHAEEYLEFVVKTGVRDYKKTPGNLSVQILRRIDGAECHFWTVTRWNSVENIKKFAGEDYEKAHYYPEDKNYLLEFEPNVIHCETFDY; from the coding sequence ATGTCAGGATCTGTCATAACGCGCATCTGGCACGGTAAGACCAAAGCCGAGCATGCCGAGGAATATCTGGAATTTGTTGTCAAAACGGGCGTGCGGGATTACAAAAAAACGCCGGGTAATCTTTCAGTTCAGATCCTGAGGCGCATCGACGGCGCAGAGTGTCATTTCTGGACGGTGACGCGATGGAACAGCGTGGAGAATATCAAGAAATTCGCCGGCGAGGATTACGAAAAGGCGCATTATTATCCAGAGGATAAGAACTATTTATTAGAATTTGAACCTAACGTTATTCATTGCGAGACGTTTGATTATTGA
- a CDS encoding 5'-nucleotidase, lipoprotein e(P4) family: protein MKHIFILIFFTFISCTALRTQTNTIERSKNAIAVNAMLWHQTSGEYRALCYQAYALAKFRLDEALQNKFDKKPAVIVDIDETVLDNSPYNANLIVTDGSFSQATWKAWTQGAQSIPVPGALEFMNYAVSKGAEVFYISNRKSEEKEGTLANLVKMGFPQADDSHVLLRTEPGGKEKRRLKVAETHEVVLLCGDNLNDFTYIFEKKSIAERFDGVEKLKDQWGSKFIILPNPIYGDWEEAIYDYKYGLPDSTRDAKQRAALRVK, encoded by the coding sequence ATGAAACACATTTTCATACTGATCTTCTTCACATTTATTTCCTGCACAGCCTTGCGCACGCAGACAAATACCATCGAACGATCAAAGAACGCGATTGCGGTCAATGCTATGCTATGGCACCAGACATCGGGAGAATACCGCGCATTGTGTTATCAGGCCTACGCGCTGGCAAAGTTCAGGCTCGACGAAGCGCTTCAGAATAAATTCGATAAAAAACCCGCCGTGATCGTGGACATTGACGAAACGGTTTTGGACAACAGTCCATACAACGCAAACCTAATCGTTACGGATGGATCTTTTTCGCAGGCTACGTGGAAAGCATGGACCCAGGGCGCGCAGTCCATTCCGGTTCCCGGCGCATTGGAGTTCATGAACTATGCCGTATCCAAAGGCGCGGAAGTCTTTTATATTTCCAATCGTAAGTCCGAAGAAAAAGAAGGTACGCTGGCCAACCTCGTCAAAATGGGATTCCCGCAGGCTGATGACAGCCACGTATTGCTGCGAACAGAACCCGGCGGCAAGGAAAAACGCCGATTGAAAGTGGCCGAGACGCACGAGGTCGTACTACTTTGCGGCGATAATCTTAATGATTTTACGTACATTTTTGAAAAGAAGAGTATTGCGGAACGCTTTGACGGTGTGGAAAAACTGAAAGATCAGTGGGGCAGTAAATTTATCATCCTCCCCAACCCGATCTACGGCGACTGGGAAGAAGCAATTTACGATTACAAATACGGACTGCCGGATAGTACGCGGGATGCGAAACAAAGAGCGGCGCTTCGCGTGAAGTAA
- a CDS encoding MBL fold metallo-hydrolase, with product MDIQFCGAAKSVTGSQHLLTIGGKKLLLDCGLFQGRRDEAFSRNKNFPFDPAEVDAMVLSHAHIDHSGNIPNLVQQGFNGAIHCTAPTVDLCTVMLQDSAFIQERDVEFMNKRLAKKGEMLRKPLYTIKDAEASLKHFKGIDYGQTFQPIPNVKVTFFNAGHMFGSAMLLLEIVENSKTLRMGFTGDLGRSNLPIIEDPDQITYLDLLISESTYGNKLHDPAKEIQGDLVRVIKETVKKNGKIIIPAFSVERTQEIVYHLNKLYENKLVPGIPVFVDSPLAVNVTEVFKKYPRYYDAEAQYLLSKNDNPFSFDGLRYIKKADESKKLNDLKEPCIIVSASGMCEAGRILHHLANNIENSNNTILIVGFMAEHTLGRKLVDKISPIKIFGEEYAVNANVVKLNSFSGHADKNDLMKFVKKVGKQASVFLVHGEETQSQPFAAALRVEGFNNVTVPDRLGTFEF from the coding sequence ATGGACATACAATTCTGCGGCGCTGCAAAAAGCGTAACCGGCTCACAACATCTTCTTACCATTGGAGGGAAAAAACTTCTCCTTGATTGCGGCCTTTTCCAGGGACGACGTGACGAAGCATTCAGCCGAAATAAAAATTTCCCATTCGATCCGGCGGAAGTGGATGCCATGGTTCTTTCCCATGCTCACATTGACCACAGCGGAAATATTCCGAATCTCGTTCAGCAGGGATTTAACGGAGCCATCCATTGTACCGCGCCCACGGTTGATCTCTGTACGGTGATGCTGCAGGATTCGGCGTTCATTCAGGAACGTGATGTAGAATTCATGAATAAGCGGCTTGCCAAAAAAGGCGAAATGCTCCGCAAACCGTTGTATACGATCAAAGACGCAGAGGCCTCGCTGAAACATTTTAAAGGCATCGATTACGGACAAACGTTTCAACCCATTCCGAATGTCAAGGTAACTTTTTTTAATGCGGGCCACATGTTTGGTTCCGCGATGCTTCTGCTCGAGATCGTTGAAAATAGCAAAACGTTGCGTATGGGATTCACCGGCGATCTCGGAAGGTCCAATCTGCCGATCATCGAAGACCCCGATCAGATCACATATTTGGATCTTTTGATCTCGGAAAGCACTTATGGAAATAAGCTTCACGATCCGGCAAAAGAAATTCAAGGCGATCTGGTCAGAGTGATCAAAGAAACCGTTAAGAAGAACGGAAAGATCATCATTCCGGCTTTCAGCGTTGAGCGAACACAGGAAATTGTATATCATTTAAACAAACTGTATGAAAATAAACTAGTGCCGGGGATACCTGTTTTTGTTGACAGTCCATTGGCGGTAAATGTGACCGAAGTGTTCAAGAAATATCCGCGATACTACGACGCTGAAGCGCAATACTTGCTCTCGAAAAACGATAACCCTTTTAGCTTTGATGGGTTGCGTTACATCAAAAAGGCCGACGAGTCTAAAAAGTTGAATGACCTCAAGGAACCGTGTATTATCGTATCCGCCTCCGGTATGTGCGAGGCAGGCCGCATTCTGCACCATCTCGCGAACAATATCGAGAATTCAAATAATACGATACTGATCGTAGGGTTCATGGCGGAACATACGTTGGGAAGAAAATTAGTAGACAAAATCAGTCCGATAAAAATATTTGGCGAGGAGTATGCAGTAAATGCAAACGTCGTGAAGCTCAATTCATTCAGCGGGCACGCGGATAAGAACGATCTGATGAAATTCGTAAAAAAAGTTGGCAAGCAGGCGTCTGTTTTTCTGGTTCACGGTGAAGAAACGCAAAGTCAGCCTTTCGCAGCGGCACTTCGCGTCGAAGGATTCAACAACGTTACCGTTCCGGATCGGTTGGGGACATTTGAATTTTAG
- a CDS encoding NAD-dependent epimerase/dehydratase family protein, whose product MRTALLVGAGGLIGSSCLDALLREELYSKVIVFVRKALPLQHPKLQQQVVDFDNLEYHAHLIKADEVFCCLGTTIKTAGSQDAFYKVDFTYPYNIATIASRNGAGQLLIVTALGASSKSGVFYNRVKGNIEEAVSGLKFSAIHIFRPSLLLGNRAEFRLGEKIAMFLFRIFGFILIGRWRKYRAIRALVVAEAMVTMAKLDLQGKRTYESDVIQTIYDEKMKTKT is encoded by the coding sequence ATGCGAACTGCTCTACTTGTCGGCGCCGGCGGGCTTATTGGAAGTTCGTGTTTAGATGCCCTTCTGCGAGAGGAACTCTATTCCAAAGTCATCGTATTCGTGAGAAAAGCACTGCCGCTCCAACATCCCAAGTTGCAGCAACAAGTGGTTGATTTTGATAATTTGGAATACCATGCGCACTTAATAAAAGCGGACGAGGTGTTTTGCTGTTTGGGCACGACCATAAAAACAGCCGGATCGCAAGATGCGTTTTACAAAGTTGATTTTACATACCCGTATAACATCGCAACCATTGCATCACGAAATGGCGCGGGGCAACTTCTCATTGTCACGGCGTTGGGTGCGTCATCCAAATCGGGTGTTTTTTATAATCGGGTCAAAGGCAACATAGAAGAAGCCGTTTCAGGATTGAAATTCAGCGCCATTCATATCTTCCGCCCGTCGCTGTTGCTGGGAAACCGCGCGGAATTCCGGCTTGGCGAAAAGATCGCCATGTTCCTTTTCAGGATCTTCGGCTTCATTCTCATCGGGCGATGGCGGAAATACCGCGCGATCCGGGCATTGGTTGTGGCGGAGGCAATGGTCACCATGGCGAAACTCGACTTGCAGGGCAAGCGCACCTATGAATCCGATGTGATCCAGACTATTTATGACGAAAAAATGAAAACGAAAACATAA
- a CDS encoding DUF2911 domain-containing protein, whose translation MRNMIMFMLAIALIPSLDAQIAIPRQSPKATVTQTVGITEVSISYCRPAVKGREIWGKLVPYNEVWRTGANENTTFTISDTVKIEGTKLAPGTYGLQTIPNTDEWTIVLSKDAKLWGAFNYKPENDALRFKVKPQSAEIVERMRFSFEDVTDNSAMVTLQWEKLKVVFKIEVETQVFTLAKARSAITWQPTMQAANYCLENNVNLDEAMKWIDISITIQENYWNHRVKAQLLTKFNKQADAVKTMEKALQFAKSMPEPPFNMKQTEDMLAEWKKKK comes from the coding sequence ATGCGAAACATGATTATGTTCATGCTGGCCATCGCGTTGATCCCATCATTGGATGCACAGATTGCGATTCCCCGCCAGAGCCCAAAGGCTACCGTTACACAGACGGTCGGTATCACCGAAGTCTCGATCTCGTATTGCCGCCCTGCAGTAAAAGGCAGAGAGATCTGGGGCAAACTGGTTCCATACAACGAAGTATGGCGAACGGGGGCCAATGAGAATACGACGTTCACGATCAGCGATACCGTGAAGATTGAGGGAACGAAACTTGCGCCCGGGACGTACGGATTACAAACCATTCCGAACACGGACGAATGGACGATTGTATTGAGTAAAGACGCTAAACTTTGGGGCGCATTTAATTATAAACCTGAAAATGACGCTCTGCGTTTTAAAGTGAAGCCGCAGTCTGCTGAAATAGTAGAACGTATGCGATTCTCATTTGAAGATGTTACGGATAATTCGGCCATGGTGACGTTGCAATGGGAAAAATTAAAAGTTGTGTTCAAGATCGAAGTTGAAACCCAGGTTTTTACTCTTGCTAAAGCGCGCTCAGCCATTACATGGCAGCCGACAATGCAGGCAGCAAATTATTGTTTAGAAAACAACGTGAATCTCGATGAGGCGATGAAATGGATCGATATTTCTATAACGATCCAGGAAAATTACTGGAATCACCGAGTCAAAGCGCAATTGCTGACCAAATTCAATAAACAGGCAGATGCTGTAAAGACGATGGAAAAAGCATTACAGTTTGCGAAGTCCATGCCCGAACCGCCGTTTAATATGAAACAGACGGAAGATATGCTGGCCGAATGGAAAAAGAAGAAATAA
- a CDS encoding DUF2911 domain-containing protein, which produces MKRFTDFSFWIVILSCLAIMQYELVGQEKEVRPSPPAKVSFNLNGNDIVIDYSSPSVKGREIWGKLVPFDKVWRAGANENTTISFSKPVMIEGKKLVAGTYGFHTIPSKNEWIIIFSNDAKEWGSYKYKQERDALRVTVKPQANALQEKLVYTIDKADNKKAKAVLAWEKLKIAFTIENVE; this is translated from the coding sequence ATGAAGCGTTTCACGGATTTCAGTTTTTGGATCGTCATCCTATCGTGTTTAGCGATCATGCAGTATGAATTGGTTGGCCAGGAAAAAGAAGTTAGGCCGAGCCCACCTGCAAAAGTTTCATTCAATTTAAATGGAAATGATATTGTCATTGACTATTCCAGTCCGTCCGTTAAGGGCCGCGAGATATGGGGAAAATTGGTTCCTTTCGATAAAGTATGGCGGGCGGGCGCGAATGAGAACACCACCATTTCGTTTTCAAAACCTGTTATGATCGAAGGTAAGAAACTGGTCGCAGGAACGTACGGCTTTCATACTATTCCATCAAAAAACGAATGGATCATCATTTTTAGCAACGATGCTAAGGAATGGGGCAGTTACAAATATAAACAGGAACGTGATGCGCTTCGGGTCACGGTGAAGCCGCAGGCAAACGCATTGCAGGAAAAGTTGGTCTATACCATTGACAAGGCCGATAATAAAAAAGCAAAAGCCGTATTGGCCTGGGAAAAACTAAAAATTGCATTCACCATAGAAAATGTTGAATAG